The genomic DNA ACATAACGGATCAACGGGATCGGAGAGTACGATAAATAGTCCTTTAAAATTTGCGCTGCGTGCCAATTTGGCGTAGTGTTCAACAATGGCGCGGTTAGCAGCAAACTGTGCCATCCGCACATCTTTAACGGCGCTCCCAACAGCGGGGATCGCTTTAGTAGCTGCAAAGATAAAAACGTCACAATCAAACAAATTTGCCATATCGACCGCTTCCACATTGGGCAGCGCGTCATAGTCCCATGGCCAGGCGATCTGGCTCATCTCCGCTGTCCAACGGGCTACCGTGTTGGAATTCAGGTCGCAGATGCCAATGGTTTCGATACAGTCACCCCCCAGCAGCTTTAAACCGGTAAGCAGGGTGCCGCCCACATCGCCCACCGCCAACAGATGGACGCGATTGCGCTTTGGTTTAAACGCCGTCATATCGATAGCCTCGCGCCAGCGCGGATGCCGGATATTGACCGCAGCCAGCGCGCGCTGTTCAATGCGGTTCAGAATATCTGCGGGTACTTTCGCCCCGTTGTCGGCGATGCGGGCGGGGTCGAGCCATGCGACCGACTCCGGCGCCATGAGTTGTTTGGAGTCGGTCACGCAAAACGTGGCCCGTCGATTTTCGGGCGGTGCATCAAACAAAAAGGCCAGCGGTTGCATCGCGTTCGGATTTGCCACCTTTTGTAACGGTAGGTCTGGCGACAATGCCGCGTAGGTTCGGTCATTTCCCTGA from Oscillospiraceae bacterium MB24-C1 includes the following:
- a CDS encoding lactate dehydrogenase is translated as MYYYQGNDRTYAALSPDLPLQKVANPNAMQPLAFLFDAPPENRRATFCVTDSKQLMAPESVAWLDPARIADNGAKVPADILNRIEQRALAAVNIRHPRWREAIDMTAFKPKRNRVHLLAVGDVGGTLLTGLKLLGGDCIETIGICDLNSNTVARWTAEMSQIAWPWDYDALPNVEAVDMANLFDCDVFIFAATKAIPAVGSAVKDVRMAQFAANRAIVEHYAKLARSANFKGLFIVLSDPVDPLCKAAYLASNQEEDGAWDGQGLLAEQVQGFGLGVMNARAAALAKQEERFRSFLTEGRSFGPHGEGLVIANSLESYDDTISQELTEMVKTANLRIREIGFKPYVAPALSSGAFQLLLTLRGQWHCGSVCLGGVWFGCRNRFTTTGIEIEGLALPDVLYKRLLETQQTLSAII